One region of Streptococcus parasanguinis genomic DNA includes:
- the proB gene encoding glutamate 5-kinase — protein MKAKRIVFKVGTSSLTNPDGSLSRQKVKVITQQLALLHESGHELILVSSGAVAAGFGALGFKKRPTKVADKQASAAVGQGLLMEEYTANLLLRNIVSAQILLTQDDFADQRRYKNAHQALSVLLNRGAIPIINENDTVSIAELKVGDNDTLSAQVAAMVQADLLVLLTDVDGLYTANPSQDPTAKRLDRIEYISREMIEMAGGAGSSNGTGGMLTKLKAATLATESGVPVYICSSLKSDALIEAAEEQADGSYFLAEDKGLKTQKQWLAFYAESKGAVWVDAGAAEALLDHGKSLLISGVTKAEGDFSYHDIVSVYHQETGQLLGKGKVRLGQSAVRDLLQSKKAKGILIHRDDWISVTPEIDLLFTEF, from the coding sequence ATGAAAGCAAAACGAATCGTCTTTAAAGTAGGGACCTCGTCTTTGACCAATCCCGATGGGAGTCTCTCCAGACAGAAGGTCAAGGTCATTACCCAGCAGTTGGCTCTCTTACACGAATCGGGCCATGAGTTGATCTTGGTCTCATCAGGGGCGGTTGCTGCTGGGTTTGGCGCCCTTGGTTTTAAGAAACGGCCGACTAAGGTGGCAGACAAGCAAGCCTCTGCGGCAGTTGGGCAAGGCTTACTGATGGAAGAATATACAGCCAACCTGCTCTTACGCAACATTGTTTCTGCGCAGATTTTGTTGACCCAGGATGACTTTGCGGATCAACGCCGCTATAAGAATGCCCACCAGGCCCTTTCTGTCTTGCTCAATCGTGGGGCCATTCCGATTATCAATGAAAACGATACGGTCTCGATTGCCGAGTTAAAAGTAGGTGACAATGATACCTTGAGTGCGCAGGTTGCAGCCATGGTTCAAGCGGATCTTTTGGTGCTTTTAACGGATGTCGATGGTCTCTATACAGCCAATCCTTCTCAGGATCCAACAGCTAAGCGCTTGGATCGAATCGAATACATTTCTCGCGAGATGATCGAGATGGCTGGTGGTGCTGGCAGTAGCAATGGAACTGGCGGTATGTTGACCAAACTCAAGGCAGCGACCCTTGCGACCGAGTCAGGGGTTCCTGTCTATATTTGCTCGTCTCTCAAGTCTGATGCCTTGATCGAAGCAGCAGAAGAGCAAGCGGATGGCAGTTACTTCCTTGCAGAGGATAAGGGCTTAAAAACCCAGAAACAATGGCTAGCCTTTTATGCAGAAAGTAAAGGAGCCGTTTGGGTGGATGCTGGAGCAGCGGAAGCCCTGTTGGATCATGGAAAGAGTCTATTGATTTCTGGTGTGACCAAGGCAGAAGGAGATTTTTCTTATCATGATATCGTCAGCGTCTATCATCAAGAGACTGGTCAATTACTAGGAAAAGGCAAGGTCCGTCTCGGCCAATCAGCTGTGCGCGATCTACTCCAATCTAAAAAAGCCAAGGGAATCCTCATCCACCGGGATGACTGGATCTCGGTAACTCCTGAAATTGACTTACTCTTTACAGAATTCTAG
- the lspA gene encoding signal peptidase II → MKRKTMVPVAIVLLVLLDQLVKWYVVKNIPLGVVKSFIPHVVSLTYLQNTGAAFSLLENQQWFFTLITLVVMVGAFYYLYKHLKGSLWMVTGLTLVIAGGLGNFIDRLRQGFVVDMFHLDFMNFAIFNVADSYLTVGVFLLLILMLKEETHGN, encoded by the coding sequence ATGAAGAGAAAAACAATGGTCCCAGTAGCGATCGTCCTTTTGGTCCTACTGGATCAGCTGGTCAAATGGTATGTGGTGAAGAACATTCCACTGGGTGTCGTCAAGTCTTTTATTCCCCATGTGGTCAGTCTGACTTATCTTCAAAACACAGGTGCAGCTTTTTCGCTTCTTGAAAATCAGCAATGGTTCTTTACCCTCATCACGCTAGTCGTGATGGTGGGGGCCTTTTACTATCTCTATAAGCACCTCAAGGGATCGCTTTGGATGGTGACAGGCTTGACCTTGGTGATTGCGGGTGGATTGGGGAATTTTATCGATCGCCTGCGTCAGGGCTTTGTAGTCGATATGTTCCACCTGGATTTTATGAATTTTGCCATTTTTAATGTAGCAGATAGTTATTTGACAGTTGGAGTTTTCTTGCTCCTGATCCTGATGTTGAAAGAGGAAACGCATGGAAATTAA
- a CDS encoding glutamate-5-semialdehyde dehydrogenase — translation MGTTQEQLALARSAKKSINTASTALKNQALEAMASQLLKATEAILVANQIDMEAARGKISEVMLDRLFLDQERIAGMAQGIRALIDLPDPIGEVLDTEVLENGLEIQKVRVAMGVIGIIYESRPNVTSDAAALAIKSGNAVVLRTGKDAFHSAQAIVTALKAGLEEGGLHPDLLQLIQDTSRASSLAMMKAKGYLDLLIPRGGAGLIQAVVENAIVPVIETGTGIVHVYVDKEADFQKALAIIENAKTSRPSVCNAMEVLLVDRAIASDFLPLVKERLVDARERSVELRLDEQAQAIISGTAAQKQDFDTEFLDYILAVKVVDGVAEAVDHIEAHSTHHSDAIVTENPETAAYFTKQVDSAAVYVNASTRFTDGGQFGLGCEMGISTQKLHARGPMGLREMTSYKYIVSGNGQVR, via the coding sequence ATGGGAACAACACAAGAACAATTAGCCTTAGCGAGATCAGCTAAGAAAAGCATCAATACAGCCAGTACAGCTCTTAAAAATCAGGCTTTGGAGGCCATGGCTAGCCAGCTTTTGAAAGCGACGGAAGCCATTTTAGTAGCCAATCAAATCGATATGGAAGCAGCACGCGGCAAGATTTCTGAAGTCATGCTGGATCGCCTCTTTCTTGATCAAGAGCGGATTGCCGGTATGGCACAAGGAATTCGTGCTTTAATAGACCTGCCAGATCCGATTGGGGAAGTGCTGGATACTGAAGTCTTGGAAAATGGCCTTGAAATCCAGAAAGTTCGAGTCGCCATGGGTGTTATTGGCATCATTTATGAAAGCCGTCCAAATGTAACGTCAGATGCTGCAGCGCTTGCCATCAAGAGTGGAAATGCAGTGGTCCTTCGTACTGGAAAGGACGCCTTTCATTCTGCTCAAGCGATCGTGACAGCCCTCAAGGCTGGATTGGAAGAAGGCGGACTCCATCCAGATCTTCTTCAACTGATCCAAGATACGAGTCGAGCTTCTAGCCTTGCTATGATGAAGGCTAAGGGCTATCTAGATTTGCTCATTCCACGTGGTGGTGCTGGATTGATCCAAGCGGTGGTTGAAAATGCCATTGTCCCCGTGATCGAGACAGGAACTGGGATCGTCCATGTCTATGTGGACAAGGAGGCTGACTTCCAGAAAGCCCTCGCCATTATTGAAAATGCTAAGACAAGCCGTCCATCCGTCTGCAATGCCATGGAGGTCCTCTTGGTCGATCGAGCGATCGCGTCTGATTTCTTGCCTTTGGTTAAAGAGCGTTTAGTGGATGCACGGGAAAGATCGGTTGAATTGCGTCTAGATGAGCAAGCACAGGCTATCATTTCTGGGACAGCAGCGCAGAAACAGGATTTTGATACCGAATTTTTAGATTATATTTTAGCTGTTAAGGTCGTTGATGGAGTCGCGGAAGCGGTGGACCACATTGAAGCGCATAGTACCCATCACTCAGATGCCATTGTGACTGAAAATCCTGAGACTGCTGCTTACTTCACCAAGCAGGTAGATTCTGCAGCCGTTTATGTCAATGCTTCTACACGCTTTACAGATGGGGGTCAATTTGGACTAGGTTGTGAAATGGGGATCTCAACCCAAAAACTCCATGCGCGTGGACCGATGGGACTCCGGGAAATGACCAGTTACAAGTATATCGTCAGTGGAAATGGTCAAGTGAGGTAA
- the lacG gene encoding 6-phospho-beta-galactosidase, whose protein sequence is MTKTLPKDFIFGGATAAYQAEGATHTDGKGPVAWDKYLADNYWYTAEPASDFYHKYPVDLQLAEEYGVNGIRISIAWSRIFPTGYGEVNPKGVEFYHNLFAECHKRHVEPFVTLHHFDTPEALHSNGDFLNRENIEHFVDYAAFCFEEFPEVNYWTTFNEIGPIGDGQYLVGKFPPGIQYDLAKVFQSHHNMMVSHARAVKLYKDKGYAGEIGVVHALPTKYPLDPENPADVRAAELEDIIHNKFILDATYLGHYSDATMEGVHHILSVNGGSLDLRDEDFAALEAAKDLNDFLGINYYMSDWMEAFDGETEIIHNGKGEKGSSKYQIKGVGRRVAPDYVPRTDWDWIIYPQGLYDQIMRVKADYPNYKKIYITENGLGYKDEFVDNTVYDDGRIDYVKQHLEVLSDAIADGANVKGYFIWSLMDVFSWSNGYEKRYGLFYVDFETQERYPKKSAHWYKKVAESQVIE, encoded by the coding sequence ATGACAAAAACACTTCCTAAAGATTTTATTTTTGGTGGCGCTACAGCTGCCTATCAAGCAGAAGGAGCTACTCATACAGATGGGAAAGGACCTGTTGCATGGGACAAATACCTGGCTGACAACTATTGGTACACGGCTGAACCGGCTAGTGATTTCTACCACAAATATCCAGTAGATCTTCAATTAGCTGAAGAATACGGTGTCAATGGTATTCGGATTTCCATTGCCTGGTCGCGTATTTTCCCAACTGGATATGGTGAAGTGAATCCAAAAGGGGTGGAGTTCTACCATAACTTATTTGCAGAATGTCATAAACGTCATGTAGAACCATTCGTAACTCTTCACCACTTTGATACTCCTGAAGCTCTTCACTCAAATGGAGACTTCTTGAATCGTGAAAATATCGAACACTTTGTAGATTATGCCGCCTTCTGTTTTGAAGAGTTTCCAGAAGTCAACTACTGGACAACCTTTAATGAAATCGGACCTATCGGAGATGGTCAGTACTTAGTCGGAAAATTCCCACCAGGTATTCAATATGACCTTGCTAAAGTCTTCCAATCTCACCACAATATGATGGTTTCTCATGCACGTGCTGTGAAATTGTACAAAGACAAAGGTTATGCAGGTGAAATCGGAGTGGTCCATGCCCTTCCTACTAAGTATCCTTTGGATCCAGAAAATCCAGCAGACGTTCGGGCGGCTGAGTTGGAAGATATCATCCACAACAAATTTATCTTGGATGCTACTTACCTTGGACACTATTCAGATGCAACCATGGAAGGTGTTCATCACATCTTATCTGTCAATGGTGGTAGCTTGGATCTTCGTGACGAAGACTTTGCAGCGCTTGAAGCAGCAAAAGATTTGAACGACTTCCTTGGAATTAACTACTACATGAGTGACTGGATGGAAGCTTTTGACGGCGAAACAGAAATCATCCATAACGGTAAAGGGGAAAAAGGAAGCTCTAAGTACCAAATTAAAGGTGTTGGTCGTCGTGTAGCTCCTGACTATGTGCCTCGGACGGATTGGGACTGGATTATCTATCCGCAAGGTTTGTATGACCAAATTATGCGCGTAAAAGCAGATTATCCAAACTATAAGAAAATCTACATCACTGAAAACGGATTGGGCTACAAAGATGAGTTTGTGGATAATACGGTTTATGACGATGGACGGATTGATTATGTGAAACAACACTTAGAGGTCTTGTCTGATGCGATTGCAGATGGTGCTAATGTCAAAGGTTACTTCATCTGGTCTCTCATGGACGTCTTCTCTTGGTCTAATGGTTACGAAAAACGCTATGGTCTCTTCTATGTAGACTTTGAAACCCAAGAGCGCTATCCGAAGAAATCGGCTCATTGGTACAAGAAAGTAGCCGAAAGCCAAGTGATTGAATAA
- a CDS encoding ATP-binding cassette domain-containing protein has protein sequence MLKLSHLTIRHTKDLRDLVRDLSLTIHEGEKVAIIGEEGNGKSSLLHVLMSPKSLPDYLTIEGEITTFFHSYAYIPQSLPEALKGKSLEEYFFGEDELDYATLYRLADQLHFDSDRFASDQAIGSLSGGEALKVQLLHELCRPHELLFLDEPSNDLDLETLDWLQQMIQTSPQTILFISHHEDFLTQTADTIIHLRQIKHRKEAETIVEHLSYQDYSSQREQQFKQQSQQAANDQRTYKKTMEKHRRVRQQVETSLRNTKDSTAGRLLAKKMKSLLSQEKRYEREFQSMTSQPYDEEVINLHFPPLTPLSPQKRVLLLDQEELTIGDRVLVKDLSLTLQGQDKIGIIGSNGVGKSTFLKMIWESLQKNESIRTAYMPQDYTERLPLTQTPVQFLQHSGDREEINTIQLHLASLNFTYSEMHHPIYELSGGQQGKLYLLQLVLTSPQFLLLDEPTRNFSPTSQPEIRRLFADYPGGLVTVSHDRTFLKEVCKRIYRLTENGLVEIESL, from the coding sequence ATGCTAAAACTATCCCACCTCACCATCCGCCATACAAAAGATTTACGCGATCTGGTTCGTGATCTGTCCCTAACCATTCATGAAGGAGAAAAAGTTGCCATTATTGGCGAAGAAGGAAATGGAAAGTCTTCTTTGCTTCATGTCCTCATGTCCCCAAAATCCCTACCAGATTATCTGACAATAGAAGGCGAAATAACCACTTTCTTTCACTCCTATGCCTATATTCCCCAGTCTTTGCCGGAAGCCTTGAAGGGAAAAAGCTTGGAAGAATATTTTTTTGGAGAAGACGAGCTAGACTATGCCACCCTCTACAGACTGGCTGATCAATTGCATTTTGATAGCGACCGCTTTGCAAGCGACCAAGCTATTGGAAGTCTATCTGGAGGAGAAGCCCTCAAAGTCCAACTACTTCACGAACTTTGTCGTCCTCATGAATTACTATTTTTAGATGAACCTTCAAACGATCTGGATTTGGAAACCCTAGACTGGCTCCAGCAGATGATCCAAACGAGCCCCCAAACCATTCTATTTATTTCCCACCATGAGGACTTTTTGACTCAGACGGCGGATACGATCATCCACCTCAGACAGATCAAACACCGCAAGGAGGCTGAAACCATTGTAGAGCACCTAAGCTATCAAGACTACAGTAGCCAAAGGGAGCAACAATTCAAGCAGCAGTCCCAGCAAGCTGCCAACGATCAACGAACCTACAAGAAAACAATGGAGAAGCATCGCCGCGTCCGTCAGCAAGTCGAAACTTCCTTACGAAACACCAAGGATAGCACTGCCGGACGTCTCCTAGCAAAGAAAATGAAGTCCCTCCTCTCACAAGAAAAGCGCTACGAGCGGGAATTCCAATCCATGACTTCCCAACCCTATGATGAGGAAGTCATCAATCTGCATTTTCCTCCCCTCACTCCCTTGTCTCCTCAAAAACGAGTCCTTCTCTTAGATCAGGAAGAGCTCACAATTGGTGATCGGGTCCTGGTCAAGGACCTCTCCCTTACTCTTCAAGGGCAGGACAAGATAGGAATTATCGGTTCCAACGGTGTGGGGAAATCCACTTTCCTAAAAATGATATGGGAAAGTCTACAGAAGAATGAAAGTATCCGCACTGCCTATATGCCTCAAGATTACACTGAACGCCTCCCTTTGACTCAGACACCCGTTCAATTCCTACAGCATTCAGGCGATCGCGAAGAAATCAACACTATTCAATTGCATTTAGCCTCCCTCAACTTTACCTATTCTGAAATGCACCATCCGATCTATGAACTTTCTGGTGGCCAGCAAGGAAAACTCTATCTCCTTCAACTAGTGCTCACAAGTCCCCAATTTCTACTCTTGGACGAGCCTACTCGCAATTTTTCCCCCACTTCCCAACCAGAAATTCGACGCCTATTCGCAGACTACCCAGGCGGACTAGTCACGGTCTCTCACGACCGGACCTTCCTCAAAGAAGTCTGCAAAAGAATCTATCGTCTGACCGAAAATGGTTTGGTAGAAATAGAGTCGCTCTAA
- a CDS encoding acyl-ACP thioesterase domain-containing protein, which yields MAKIFEYSMKIPFDMSDVNGFIKIPQLILLSLQVSGMQSIELGMSDMYILENYNLVWIITDYNMKIERLPVFDEKITIETYAKSHNRLFCYRAFNIKDEAGNTIIEMVATFVLMDRDTRKVHPVMSEITDAFDSEFSKTMLRGPRFKELEGGVEQEYRVRFYDLDMNGHVNNSKYLDWVFEVMGADFLTHHVPKKVHLKYVKEVLAGGLITSQYEQEGLKTQHQITSDGQINAQAEIEWEEVEEKGWNYGK from the coding sequence ATGGCAAAAATATTTGAATACAGTATGAAAATTCCTTTTGATATGAGCGATGTCAATGGATTTATAAAAATTCCGCAATTGATCTTGCTGTCTTTGCAGGTATCAGGCATGCAATCGATTGAGCTGGGCATGAGTGATATGTACATTCTAGAGAATTACAATCTAGTCTGGATTATCACGGATTACAATATGAAGATCGAGCGTCTCCCTGTTTTTGATGAGAAAATCACTATTGAAACCTATGCCAAGAGTCACAATCGACTTTTCTGCTACCGGGCCTTTAATATCAAGGATGAAGCAGGAAATACTATCATTGAGATGGTCGCGACCTTTGTCTTGATGGATCGTGATACACGCAAGGTTCATCCTGTTATGAGTGAAATCACGGATGCCTTTGACTCTGAATTTTCAAAAACCATGCTCCGCGGTCCCCGTTTCAAAGAATTAGAAGGCGGCGTCGAACAAGAATACCGAGTTCGGTTTTACGACTTGGATATGAACGGACATGTCAACAATAGCAAGTACTTGGACTGGGTTTTTGAGGTGATGGGAGCAGACTTCTTGACCCATCATGTCCCTAAAAAAGTTCATCTGAAATATGTCAAAGAAGTGCTGGCAGGAGGTCTCATCACCTCTCAATATGAACAAGAGGGCTTGAAAACTCAGCACCAAATTACTTCAGATGGTCAGATCAATGCCCAAGCTGAAATTGAGTGGGAAGAAGTAGAAGAAAAGGGTTGGAATTATGGAAAGTAG
- a CDS encoding LysR family transcriptional regulator, translated as MNIQQLRYVVAIANSGTFREAAEKMYVSQPSLSISVRDLEKELGFKIFRRTSSGTFLTRRGMEFYEKAQDVVKGFDVFQNQYASPEEEKKEFSISSQHYDFLPPLMTEFSIRYPENKNFRIFESTTVQILDEVAQGHSELGIIYLNRQNTKGIMQRVDKLGLEVVDLIPFQTHIYLRKGHPLAKKKKLVMEDLAQLPTVRFTQEKDEYLYYSENFVDTSSSSQMFNVTDRATLNGILERTDAYATGSGFLDSQSVNGITVIPLEDNLDNKMVYVKREEMDLSPVAEKFVEVMVEYFDQKR; from the coding sequence ATGAATATACAACAATTACGATATGTAGTGGCGATTGCCAATAGTGGTACTTTTCGTGAGGCTGCTGAAAAAATGTATGTGAGTCAGCCTAGCTTGTCCATCTCCGTCAGAGATCTGGAAAAAGAACTGGGCTTCAAGATTTTTCGTCGGACCAGTTCTGGGACTTTTTTGACCCGTCGGGGAATGGAATTTTATGAAAAAGCGCAGGACGTGGTCAAAGGGTTTGATGTGTTTCAAAATCAATATGCCAGTCCTGAAGAAGAGAAGAAAGAATTCTCTATTTCTAGTCAACACTATGACTTCTTGCCACCTTTGATGACGGAATTCTCGATCCGCTATCCGGAAAATAAAAACTTCCGCATCTTTGAATCAACGACGGTTCAAATTTTGGACGAAGTGGCTCAAGGGCATAGTGAGTTGGGGATTATTTATCTCAATCGTCAAAATACCAAGGGGATTATGCAACGGGTCGATAAATTAGGGCTTGAAGTAGTGGATTTGATTCCTTTTCAGACTCATATTTATCTTCGCAAAGGACATCCTTTGGCTAAGAAGAAAAAACTGGTTATGGAAGATCTAGCTCAGTTGCCAACTGTTCGTTTTACCCAAGAAAAAGATGAGTACCTCTATTATTCAGAGAACTTTGTCGATACCAGCTCGAGCTCACAAATGTTCAATGTGACCGACCGGGCTACCTTGAATGGAATCTTGGAGCGGACGGATGCTTATGCGACGGGATCTGGCTTTTTGGATAGCCAGTCCGTGAATGGCATTACCGTGATTCCTTTGGAAGACAACTTAGACAATAAAATGGTCTATGTCAAACGCGAAGAGATGGATCTCTCTCCTGTAGCAGAGAAGTTTGTCGAGGTCATGGTAGAATATTTTGATCAAAAGAGGTAA
- the hemW gene encoding radical SAM family heme chaperone HemW → MHTKPTSAYVHIPFCTQICFYCDFSKVFIKNQPVDAYLDHLIQEFRREEITNLRTLYIGGGTPTALTADQLAYLLKELTKSLDLSQMEELTIEANPGDLDPDKIAVLKDSPVNRVSLGVQTFDNRLLKKIGRSHQEQDIYDNIDRLKLAGFDNISIDLIYALPTQTMEQVQENVAKALALDIPHMSLYSLILENHTVFMNRMRRGKLPLPKEELEAEMFEYIIQELERAGFEHYEISNFSKPGFESRHNLMYWDNAEYYGLGAGASGYVNGIRYKNHGPIRHYMQAIEEGNARVQEERLSQTEMMEEEMFLGLRKKTGVSKKRFEEKFGVNFDQQYGSVVEELTQQGLLVPDKDIVRMTKQGLFLGDTVAEKFILE, encoded by the coding sequence ATGCATACAAAACCAACGTCCGCTTATGTCCACATCCCATTTTGTACCCAGATTTGTTTTTATTGTGATTTTTCGAAGGTCTTTATTAAGAACCAACCGGTCGATGCTTATTTGGATCATTTGATCCAAGAATTTCGTCGGGAAGAAATCACAAATTTACGGACTCTCTATATCGGGGGTGGAACACCGACAGCCTTAACTGCGGATCAGCTAGCCTATCTGCTCAAGGAGCTAACTAAGTCGCTTGATCTTTCTCAGATGGAGGAGTTGACCATCGAGGCTAATCCTGGTGATTTGGATCCGGATAAGATTGCTGTCTTGAAGGATTCACCGGTCAATCGGGTTTCATTGGGGGTACAGACCTTTGATAATCGCTTGCTCAAAAAGATTGGTCGGAGCCATCAAGAGCAGGATATCTATGACAATATCGATCGTCTGAAGCTGGCTGGTTTTGACAATATTTCGATCGACCTCATCTATGCGCTTCCGACGCAAACTATGGAACAGGTCCAGGAAAATGTCGCTAAGGCTCTTGCTCTCGATATTCCCCACATGAGCCTCTATAGCTTGATTCTGGAGAATCACACAGTCTTTATGAATCGGATGAGACGGGGCAAGCTTCCTCTACCAAAGGAGGAGCTGGAAGCGGAGATGTTTGAATACATCATTCAGGAGTTAGAGCGAGCGGGCTTTGAGCATTACGAAATTTCCAATTTCTCCAAGCCTGGTTTTGAAAGTCGTCATAATCTCATGTATTGGGATAATGCGGAGTATTATGGCTTAGGAGCTGGTGCATCCGGCTATGTCAATGGTATTCGCTATAAGAATCATGGGCCTATCCGTCACTATATGCAGGCGATTGAAGAGGGAAATGCGCGTGTCCAAGAAGAGCGCTTGAGTCAGACAGAAATGATGGAGGAAGAGATGTTTCTAGGACTCCGTAAGAAAACAGGCGTTTCCAAGAAGCGTTTCGAAGAAAAGTTTGGTGTGAATTTTGACCAACAATATGGTTCAGTGGTTGAGGAATTGACCCAGCAGGGACTCTTGGTGCCTGACAAGGATATTGTTCGCATGACCAAGCAAGGTCTCTTTTTAGGAGACACTGTAGCAGAGAAGTTTATTTTGGAGTAG
- a CDS encoding RluA family pseudouridine synthase, protein MEIKIEVAGARLDKALADLTPLSRAVANEQIKEGKVLVNGTVKKAKYTVKEGDIIQYEVPEVEEVSYEAEDLPLDIVYEDQDVVVVNKPQGMVVHPSAGHTSGTLVNALLYHVKDLSGINGELRPGIVHRIDKDTSGLLMVAKNDQAHVALAEELKDKKSLRKYWAIVHGNLPNDRGMIEAPIGRSEKDRKKQAVTAKGKPAVTRFQVLERFGNYTLVELQLETGRTHQIRVHMAYIGHPVAGDPAYGPKKTLKGQGQFLHARTLGFTHPRTGETLEFTAEVPAIFEKTLEDLRKG, encoded by the coding sequence ATGGAAATTAAAATCGAAGTAGCCGGTGCGCGACTGGATAAGGCTTTGGCGGATTTGACTCCCTTGTCACGAGCTGTGGCCAATGAGCAGATCAAAGAAGGAAAAGTTCTGGTCAATGGAACCGTGAAAAAAGCTAAGTATACGGTCAAAGAAGGAGATATCATCCAGTATGAAGTCCCAGAAGTGGAAGAGGTCAGCTATGAAGCAGAAGATCTGCCCTTAGACATCGTCTATGAGGACCAGGATGTTGTGGTGGTCAATAAGCCACAGGGTATGGTTGTTCACCCCAGTGCGGGTCATACCAGCGGGACCTTGGTCAATGCGCTCTTATACCATGTCAAGGACCTTTCAGGGATCAATGGAGAATTGCGTCCAGGGATCGTCCACCGGATTGACAAAGACACGTCAGGCCTCTTGATGGTCGCAAAAAATGACCAAGCCCACGTCGCCTTAGCAGAGGAACTCAAAGACAAAAAATCTCTCCGGAAGTATTGGGCCATTGTCCATGGCAACCTTCCGAACGATCGGGGCATGATCGAAGCACCAATTGGTCGCAGTGAAAAGGACCGGAAAAAACAAGCAGTGACGGCGAAAGGAAAACCTGCAGTGACCCGTTTTCAAGTCTTGGAGCGCTTTGGAAATTACACCTTGGTAGAGTTGCAACTGGAGACCGGTCGCACCCACCAAATTCGGGTGCACATGGCCTATATCGGCCATCCAGTAGCTGGAGATCCTGCTTATGGTCCTAAGAAGACACTCAAAGGACAAGGACAGTTTCTGCATGCGCGGACACTCGGCTTTACCCATCCTCGTACAGGAGAGACCTTGGAATTTACGGCAGAAGTGCCAGCGATCTTTGAGAAAACGCTGGAAGACCTTCGAAAAGGATAG
- the proC gene encoding pyrroline-5-carboxylate reductase, which produces MKVAFIGLGNMGASLAKAVAKEVDAQDLLLVNRSPQKVQEFISQYGGTASDLEQVFQEAEVIFLGVKPYQICPLLEEYQGILDQRSNLLLVSMAAGLELEKMADVIQNDQVGLIRIMPNTPVAIGQGVISLARSQAVTDQQVAKVNQLLSGAGALYEIEEKLMDPATAVAGCGPAFVYQMIEAMTDAGVGLGLTREQALQMAAQTFQGTSQMVLETGEHPARLRDAVCSPGGSTIAGVNRLEQVGLRGDIIAGVEAAYKRTQEMGQEAEQN; this is translated from the coding sequence ATGAAAGTAGCATTTATCGGTCTTGGAAACATGGGTGCTAGTCTAGCCAAAGCAGTCGCAAAAGAAGTGGACGCGCAAGACCTGCTCTTGGTCAATCGTTCTCCTCAAAAGGTGCAAGAGTTTATCAGCCAGTATGGGGGAACGGCGTCTGATCTTGAACAAGTCTTTCAAGAGGCTGAAGTAATCTTTTTAGGGGTCAAACCCTATCAGATTTGCCCTCTCTTAGAAGAGTATCAAGGCATCTTGGACCAACGCTCTAATCTCTTACTGGTTTCCATGGCTGCAGGCCTGGAACTAGAAAAGATGGCTGACGTGATCCAGAACGACCAGGTGGGTCTCATTCGCATCATGCCCAATACGCCTGTGGCCATTGGTCAAGGTGTTATCAGTCTGGCCCGCTCCCAAGCAGTGACAGACCAGCAAGTAGCCAAAGTCAACCAGCTCTTATCAGGAGCAGGGGCCCTCTACGAAATTGAAGAAAAATTGATGGATCCTGCAACGGCTGTCGCAGGCTGTGGGCCAGCCTTTGTCTATCAGATGATTGAAGCCATGACAGATGCAGGAGTAGGATTAGGACTTACACGAGAGCAAGCCTTGCAGATGGCTGCACAGACCTTCCAAGGAACTAGTCAAATGGTCCTAGAGACAGGCGAGCACCCAGCCCGCTTGCGAGATGCAGTTTGTAGCCCAGGTGGGTCTACCATCGCAGGAGTCAACCGCTTAGAACAAGTCGGCTTACGGGGCGACATCATTGCTGGAGTGGAAGCAGCCTACAAACGCACCCAAGAAATGGGACAAGAGGCAGAACAAAATTAG